Proteins encoded by one window of Rhodobacteraceae bacterium IMCC1335:
- a CDS encoding ATP-binding cassette domain-containing protein yields MAAETAPQFAETERSKSKKLSALQGLLPFLLPYKALMGAAFLALILTAGVSLTLPLAVRRVVDNFGIPDDSTLDKYFAAALGIAALLALGTALRYSLVTRLGERVVADIRRAVFDRVIMMSPSFFDNILTGEVLSRITTDTTLILSVLGSSISIALRNLLIFIGGLALMFLTSVKLTGLVLLIVPAVVIPILTLGRRVRRFSKLNQDWIAASSGTASESLGAVQTVQAFTHEAQTQADFADVTEKSYLVAIQRVNTRALMTMIVIFLVFSGVVGVLWIGARDVRSDLISPGTLIQFLIYAIMVAGSVAALSEIWSELQRAAGATERLVDLLSSQDHVLDPVSPTALPANAKGKLSFQNVSFRYPMRPEAQILKDISFEVEPGETVALVGPSGAGKSTIIQLLLRFFDPQNGAILFDGINLNELTRSAFRKRMAVVPQDPVIFAASVRDNIRFGRPDATDEEVLKAAQAAAAAKFIKKLPQGFDTYVGERGVLLSGGQKQRIAIARAILRDAPVLLLDEATSALDAESERAVQLAVDELARDRTTLIVAHRLATVKKADRILVLDQGGVVATGTHDDLVGQGGLYARLAKLQFTDGEVIETAV; encoded by the coding sequence ATGGCAGCAGAGACCGCGCCCCAATTCGCAGAAACAGAACGCTCTAAATCAAAAAAACTGTCAGCATTGCAGGGTTTATTACCTTTTCTGTTGCCCTATAAAGCTTTGATGGGCGCCGCATTTCTGGCGCTTATTCTGACCGCAGGCGTGTCGTTAACCTTGCCACTGGCAGTGCGTCGGGTGGTGGATAATTTCGGTATTCCAGACGATTCCACATTGGATAAATATTTTGCGGCGGCGCTTGGCATCGCGGCCCTTTTGGCCTTGGGAACCGCGCTGCGCTATTCCTTGGTCACGCGCCTTGGCGAGCGGGTTGTGGCAGATATCCGGCGGGCAGTCTTTGATCGCGTGATCATGATGAGCCCGTCTTTTTTTGACAACATACTTACCGGAGAGGTGCTGAGCCGCATCACAACCGATACGACCCTAATCCTATCGGTCTTAGGCTCATCGATTTCAATCGCTTTGCGCAATTTACTGATCTTTATCGGGGGCTTGGCGTTGATGTTTCTCACCTCGGTAAAGCTGACGGGGTTGGTGTTGTTGATCGTTCCTGCCGTGGTCATTCCGATTTTAACGCTCGGCCGGCGTGTGCGCCGCTTCAGCAAGCTCAATCAAGATTGGATCGCCGCCAGCTCTGGCACCGCGTCGGAATCGCTTGGCGCCGTACAAACGGTTCAAGCCTTTACCCATGAAGCGCAAACCCAAGCCGATTTCGCGGATGTCACCGAAAAAAGCTATTTGGTTGCCATTCAAAGGGTGAATACGCGCGCTTTGATGACGATGATTGTCATTTTTCTGGTGTTTTCGGGCGTCGTCGGCGTTTTGTGGATTGGGGCCCGCGACGTAAGAAGCGATCTGATCAGCCCTGGCACGTTGATCCAGTTTTTGATCTACGCGATCATGGTGGCAGGATCAGTTGCCGCGCTGTCTGAGATTTGGAGCGAATTGCAGCGCGCCGCTGGCGCAACAGAGCGACTTGTCGACCTGCTGTCATCGCAGGATCATGTGTTGGACCCTGTGTCTCCAACGGCGCTTCCGGCGAATGCGAAAGGAAAATTAAGTTTTCAAAACGTCTCTTTTCGCTATCCAATGCGGCCGGAAGCGCAGATTTTAAAGGATATCTCGTTTGAGGTGGAACCAGGTGAAACGGTGGCGCTTGTAGGCCCTTCTGGAGCGGGGAAGTCGACCATTATCCAATTGCTGCTACGCTTTTTTGATCCACAAAATGGGGCGATCTTATTTGATGGTATCAACCTTAACGAATTGACCCGCAGCGCGTTTCGCAAGCGTATGGCCGTGGTGCCACAAGACCCTGTTATTTTTGCTGCCTCGGTGCGCGATAATATTCGATTTGGTCGCCCTGATGCTACCGATGAAGAGGTTTTGAAAGCTGCTCAGGCCGCTGCTGCAGCCAAGTTTATAAAAAAATTACCGCAAGGTTTTGATACTTATGTGGGAGAGCGCGGGGTTTTGCTGTCGGGTGGGCAAAAGCAACGGATTGCGATTGCGCGTGCAATTTTGCGCGATGCCCCTGTGCTTTTGCTGGATGAAGCCACCAGCGCGCTGGATGCGGAAAGCGAACGGGCAGTACAACTGGCAGTGGATGAACTGGCCCGCGACCGTACGACCCTGATTGTGGCGCATCGTTTGGCGACCGTGAAGAAAGCAGACCGCATTCTTGTCTTGGATCAAGGCGGCGTGGTTGCAACTGGCACGCATGACGATCTGGTGGGCCAAGGGGGGCTTTACGCCAGGCTGGCAAAATTGCAATTCACCGATGGGGAGGTGATAGAAACTGCGGTGTAA
- a CDS encoding acyl-CoA synthetase, giving the protein MGFASIEDSLALEKEMSWEQRDVAKTLFGLLSETADKFPERPAISYQLLSGPQDKAETLNWRSLQQKTAQAANMFRALGVGPEDVVAFVLPNCNETALTILGGVVAGVVNPINPLLNVDQISSILRETNAKVVVTLKAFPKTDVGQKTAAAVAQAPNVKTVLEIDLNRYLTPPKKWLVPLLRPKNPVSHNAEVMDFTEKLSQQATTLNFEDIQKDRVAALFHTGGTTGMPKVAQHTYSGMIYNGWLGGTLLFDEYDKVMCPLPLFHVLACNVILMSMMSSGGHVIFPTPAGYRGEGVFDNFWKLIARWKVTFIVGVPTAISALMQRPVDADISSVKSSFSGSAPLPIELYKRFEEASGVNIVEGYGLTEATCLVSFNPIDGTKKIGSVGVRLPYCLIKVVKKEEDALVECAANEIGEICVSNPGVWPGNTYTEAAKNVDLYYEDKFLRTGDLGRLDEDGYLWITGRAKDLIIRGGHNIDPAQIEEALLGHASVAFAGAIGQPDVHSGELPCVYVELVADGEVTPNELKAFCEEHVPERAAHPKYVEILDELPKTAVGKVFKPDLRKRAITRIFNAALSDAGLQASVVEVRDDKQLGMIACVSSEASDGEITAVLGGFANTWRRA; this is encoded by the coding sequence ATGGGCTTTGCTTCGATCGAAGACTCACTAGCGCTTGAAAAAGAAATGTCTTGGGAACAAAGAGATGTGGCCAAAACGCTCTTTGGGCTGTTGAGCGAAACCGCCGATAAATTTCCCGAGCGCCCGGCGATCAGTTATCAGTTGCTTTCGGGTCCGCAGGATAAAGCGGAAACTCTGAACTGGCGCAGCTTGCAGCAGAAAACCGCGCAGGCGGCGAATATGTTCAGGGCCTTGGGTGTAGGGCCTGAAGATGTGGTGGCCTTTGTTTTGCCCAATTGTAACGAAACCGCCCTTACTATTTTGGGCGGGGTCGTGGCAGGGGTGGTAAACCCGATCAACCCCTTGCTGAACGTGGATCAAATTTCTTCAATTTTGCGCGAAACCAATGCCAAAGTTGTGGTGACCCTAAAGGCGTTTCCCAAAACCGATGTCGGGCAAAAAACAGCCGCGGCTGTTGCGCAGGCGCCGAATGTGAAAACGGTGTTAGAAATTGATCTCAACCGTTATCTAACGCCTCCTAAAAAATGGTTGGTGCCGTTGCTACGGCCAAAAAACCCCGTCTCGCATAATGCGGAGGTGATGGATTTCACCGAAAAGCTATCACAGCAAGCCACAACCTTAAATTTCGAAGATATTCAAAAAGACCGGGTGGCGGCGCTGTTCCATACAGGTGGCACCACAGGCATGCCCAAAGTAGCGCAGCATACTTATTCGGGGATGATCTATAACGGCTGGCTTGGAGGTACACTACTCTTTGATGAATATGATAAGGTTATGTGCCCACTGCCATTATTTCATGTTCTAGCCTGCAATGTTATTTTAATGTCAATGATGTCATCCGGCGGGCATGTCATTTTTCCAACCCCAGCAGGGTATCGTGGTGAGGGCGTATTTGATAATTTCTGGAAATTGATCGCGCGTTGGAAGGTGACCTTTATTGTTGGGGTGCCGACGGCAATTTCTGCTCTTATGCAACGCCCGGTAGATGCTGATATCAGCTCTGTAAAAAGCTCTTTTTCAGGGTCGGCGCCTTTGCCAATTGAGTTATACAAGCGTTTTGAAGAGGCTAGCGGTGTAAATATCGTAGAGGGATATGGCCTGACCGAAGCCACGTGTTTAGTGTCCTTCAATCCGATTGACGGAACCAAAAAAATTGGCTCTGTCGGTGTTCGTTTGCCATATTGCCTGATTAAAGTCGTAAAAAAAGAGGAAGATGCGTTGGTCGAATGTGCGGCCAATGAAATTGGTGAAATTTGCGTTTCCAACCCCGGAGTGTGGCCTGGTAATACCTATACGGAAGCGGCCAAGAACGTAGATCTTTATTACGAAGATAAGTTTTTAAGAACCGGTGATCTGGGTCGCTTGGATGAGGATGGATATCTGTGGATTACAGGCCGCGCCAAAGATTTGATCATACGCGGGGGTCATAATATAGATCCTGCTCAAATTGAAGAAGCGCTTTTGGGCCATGCCAGTGTTGCCTTTGCAGGAGCGATTGGACAACCTGATGTGCATTCAGGGGAATTGCCCTGCGTTTATGTTGAATTGGTGGCCGATGGTGAGGTGACGCCCAATGAATTGAAGGCATTTTGTGAAGAGCATGTGCCAGAGCGGGCCGCGCATCCAAAATATGTTGAGATTTTGGACGAGCTTCCAAAAACGGCGGTGGGCAAAGTCTTTAAACCTGATCTGCGCAAGCGCGCGATCACACGAATCTTTAACGCAGCTTTGAGTGACGCGGGCCTACAGGCTTCAGTGGTTGAGGTGCGCGATGATAAGCAACTTGGAATGATCGCATGCGTTTCCAGCGAGGCCAGCGATGGCGAGATTACGGCTGTGCTGGGCGGCTTTGCGAATACGTGGCGCCGCGCATAA
- a CDS encoding mandelate racemase/muconate lactonizing enzyme family protein → MKLTDLDIIVTAPPAPGWGGRYWILIKLTTDTGLIGWGEAYASSVGPSAMQAVIQDVFDRHFFNQNPENIEALFRKTYSSGFTQRPDLTVMGAFSGLEIACWDILGKQRDRPVWALLGGMVNEKLRAYSYLYPLQHHPEDAFWSDADMAAESAAALVDRGYTAVKFDPAGPYTQFGGHMPSRSDISRSVAFCEKIRAAVGDKADLLFGTHGQFSTAGAIQLGKALERFSPMWFEEPIPPDNLLEFAKVAAALRIPIATGERLTTKAEFATLLRTAGAAIMQPALGRAGGIWEMKKMAAIAETFNAQVAPHLYAGPIEWAANIHLGVSIPNFLIAETIETEFHKNLIASSITVENGYIAAPSQSGLGIEVNEALARAHPYTGTKLHLEMSPLPNTYQSQ, encoded by the coding sequence ATGAAGCTTACCGATCTTGATATTATCGTCACGGCGCCGCCAGCCCCGGGATGGGGGGGGCGCTATTGGATTTTGATCAAGCTTACCACTGATACGGGCCTGATCGGTTGGGGGGAAGCCTATGCCTCAAGCGTGGGCCCGAGCGCGATGCAGGCGGTCATTCAAGATGTTTTTGACCGGCACTTTTTCAATCAGAACCCCGAAAACATTGAGGCTTTGTTTCGAAAAACCTATTCTTCAGGCTTTACCCAACGCCCCGATCTAACTGTCATGGGGGCATTTTCGGGTTTGGAAATCGCCTGTTGGGATATTTTAGGCAAACAACGTGACCGCCCCGTCTGGGCCTTATTGGGGGGCATGGTCAACGAAAAACTGCGCGCTTATAGCTATCTTTACCCGTTACAACACCACCCAGAGGATGCCTTTTGGAGCGATGCCGATATGGCCGCCGAAAGCGCCGCGGCCTTGGTAGATCGCGGTTATACCGCTGTTAAATTTGATCCGGCCGGCCCCTATACCCAATTTGGGGGCCACATGCCTTCACGATCTGACATCTCCCGGTCTGTTGCGTTTTGTGAAAAAATTCGTGCCGCTGTCGGGGATAAAGCAGATTTGCTGTTTGGAACGCATGGTCAATTTTCCACCGCCGGGGCAATTCAACTGGGAAAGGCCCTGGAAAGGTTTTCACCCATGTGGTTTGAAGAGCCTATTCCACCCGACAATCTGCTTGAATTTGCGAAAGTTGCGGCGGCGCTGCGCATACCCATCGCAACCGGAGAGAGGCTGACCACGAAAGCCGAATTTGCCACCCTGCTCAGAACCGCAGGCGCTGCCATCATGCAGCCGGCATTGGGGCGCGCCGGGGGTATTTGGGAAATGAAAAAAATGGCAGCTATCGCCGAAACCTTCAACGCTCAGGTCGCGCCACATCTTTATGCAGGCCCGATTGAATGGGCCGCGAATATTCATTTGGGCGTTTCCATTCCAAATTTCTTGATCGCCGAAACGATCGAAACCGAGTTTCATAAAAACTTGATTGCATCCAGCATCACTGTGGAAAACGGATATATTGCAGCGCCATCCCAATCTGGCTTGGGGATCGAGGTGAATGAAGCGCTGGCGCGGGCGCACCCCTATACCGGTACCAAGCTGCATCTGGAAATGAGCCCCTTGCCCAATACCTATCAGAGTCAATAA
- a CDS encoding zinc-binding dehydrogenase has product MPLVNAAICHEFGTDLKIETIELRAPIEGEIEVTLGAVAICHSDISYIDGAWGGTLPAVYGHEAAGIVSGLGDGISGFAIGDHVVVTLIRACGHCGNCSTGAPTVCETRYDGDYGPIKTATGGKLHQGMACGAFAEKVVIDQSQAVKVADNLGFDVAALLSCGVITGIGAVVNAAQLRPGQDAVIIGAGGVGLNAIQGAKLAGARRIVAVDMNPEKLDIAREFGATDVVLASEAKPWQSVKKALGRGVDAVFVTVGIGAVYDTAARYLAYGGKVIMVGMPQNGDSSTFEPVKMAAVNQGMIGSKMGNVVIRRDIPWMVDLYHQGRLKLDELISGRFRFEQINEAIADTKTGAARRNVIVFDIKG; this is encoded by the coding sequence ATGCCATTGGTCAATGCCGCTATTTGCCATGAATTCGGAACCGATTTAAAAATCGAAACGATTGAACTGCGTGCTCCCATAGAGGGCGAAATAGAAGTTACATTGGGTGCTGTGGCGATCTGTCATTCCGATATCTCATATATTGACGGAGCTTGGGGCGGGACGCTGCCCGCGGTCTATGGGCATGAAGCGGCGGGCATTGTTTCGGGTTTGGGCGATGGCATATCAGGCTTTGCCATTGGCGATCATGTGGTCGTAACGCTGATCCGAGCCTGCGGGCATTGTGGAAATTGCAGCACCGGAGCGCCCACAGTTTGCGAAACCCGCTATGATGGCGATTATGGCCCGATCAAAACAGCCACGGGCGGCAAGCTGCATCAGGGCATGGCCTGCGGCGCATTTGCTGAAAAAGTTGTTATAGATCAAAGCCAAGCCGTAAAAGTTGCAGATAATTTAGGGTTTGATGTGGCCGCGTTATTAAGTTGTGGAGTGATCACCGGAATTGGCGCGGTGGTCAATGCGGCGCAGTTACGCCCCGGCCAAGACGCCGTGATCATTGGCGCAGGCGGGGTCGGCCTGAATGCGATTCAAGGGGCGAAACTGGCTGGTGCACGACGCATCGTTGCTGTTGATATGAACCCTGAAAAATTAGACATTGCGCGTGAATTTGGCGCAACTGATGTGGTGTTGGCCAGCGAGGCAAAGCCCTGGCAAAGCGTTAAAAAGGCGCTAGGACGGGGCGTCGATGCGGTCTTTGTGACTGTGGGCATCGGCGCAGTTTATGACACGGCGGCCCGTTATCTTGCCTATGGCGGCAAAGTGATCATGGTTGGTATGCCACAAAATGGCGATAGCTCAACCTTTGAACCGGTGAAAATGGCGGCTGTCAACCAAGGCATGATCGGCTCAAAAATGGGCAATGTGGTGATCCGTCGTGATATCCCGTGGATGGTCGATTTATACCATCAAGGCCGCTTAAAGCTGGACGAATTGATCTCTGGGCGTTTTCGCTTTGAGCAGATCAATGAGGCCATCGCTGACACCAAAACCGGCGCAGCGCGGCGCAATGTGATTGTATTTGATATTAAGGGCTGA
- a CDS encoding MFS transporter produces the protein MSETPASSVKVTRLTIVFLVMTVVLDSMGIGIIIPVTPALLTDVLPGASLAEAAIWGGLLASIYAAMQFVFGPILGSLSDRIGRKPILLVSLVVMAFYYLAMGFAQTIWLLFVARIIGGITSATQPTASAYMADISKPSEKAARFGLLGAGFGMGFVLGPVLGGFLGEWGPRAPFFAAAALAALNAVMGIIILPESVTDNIRSNFNWRRANPFGALKTVAGFPGLRMFLTVTLLYGIATSVYAAIWPFFTVERFDWSPGMIGVSLTIYGVFFAIVQGGLVRPAIARFGETKTVIIGFCFELLAMIMLALVTNGILLLFLIPVASLGVIGQPALQSIMSQATPNDTQGTLQGVLGSLHSISMVITPLTMTFVFSVFTAPTAPFYFPGAPFICSAVLIGLCLVIFLRRSAQPVAPNTAGE, from the coding sequence ATGAGTGAAACCCCCGCAAGCAGCGTAAAGGTCACCCGCCTCACGATCGTGTTTCTGGTGATGACCGTGGTGCTCGATTCAATGGGCATTGGCATTATTATCCCCGTCACACCTGCCCTGCTCACCGATGTTCTTCCCGGCGCCAGCCTTGCAGAGGCGGCGATATGGGGGGGGCTTCTGGCATCAATTTATGCCGCGATGCAATTTGTTTTCGGGCCTATTTTGGGCTCTTTATCGGATCGGATCGGCCGCAAGCCAATTTTACTGGTCTCGCTTGTGGTGATGGCGTTTTATTATCTGGCCATGGGCTTTGCACAAACCATTTGGCTGTTATTTGTAGCCCGCATTATCGGGGGAATCACATCCGCCACGCAGCCCACGGCCTCGGCCTATATGGCCGATATTTCAAAGCCCTCTGAAAAAGCAGCACGGTTTGGCCTGCTGGGCGCCGGGTTTGGGATGGGCTTCGTGCTGGGTCCGGTTTTGGGCGGCTTCTTGGGCGAATGGGGGCCGCGCGCGCCGTTTTTTGCCGCGGCGGCTTTGGCCGCCTTGAACGCGGTGATGGGGATTATCATCCTACCCGAAAGCGTGACGGATAATATACGCAGCAATTTTAATTGGCGCCGGGCCAACCCATTTGGGGCTTTGAAAACCGTCGCGGGTTTTCCGGGCTTAAGGATGTTCTTAACAGTCACTCTTCTTTACGGCATTGCCACCTCGGTTTATGCCGCCATATGGCCGTTTTTTACCGTCGAGCGGTTTGACTGGTCGCCCGGCATGATCGGCGTTTCCCTAACGATCTACGGCGTATTTTTTGCGATCGTTCAAGGCGGGCTGGTGCGCCCCGCCATTGCAAGATTTGGCGAGACAAAAACGGTGATCATCGGGTTTTGCTTTGAACTTTTGGCGATGATTATGCTGGCTTTGGTAACCAATGGTATTTTATTGCTGTTTTTGATCCCCGTTGCATCGCTTGGGGTGATCGGCCAGCCTGCCCTGCAATCCATTATGTCTCAAGCAACGCCAAATGATACGCAAGGCACGCTTCAAGGCGTTTTAGGCAGCTTGCATTCTATTTCAATGGTGATCACGCCTTTGACCATGACATTCGTTTTTTCGGTCTTTACCGCCCCCACGGCGCCGTTCTATTTCCCTGGGGCTCCGTTTATCTGCTCGGCGGTTTTAATTGGTCTGTGCCTGGTTATCTTTCTACGCCGCAGCGCGCAACCTGTTGCACCCAATACTGCTGGCGAATAA
- the pcaD gene encoding 3-oxoadipate enol-lactonase produces MRYADLTHIKLHYREDGDPNGPALVFSNSLGTDLRLWDPILPYLPKDFRIIRYDKRGHGLSECPSGPYSMGALIRDAEALLDHLNVSNCVFIGLSIGGMIAQGLAAKRLDLVHALVLSNTGAKIGTSQLWQGRIKAVEQGGIEALESAIMERWFSAGFRATAQLDLWRNMLIRQPREGYIGCSAAIAGSDFLAPTSGLRLPCLGIAGNEDGSTPPDLVRETINLIPGAQFQLIKKAGHLPCVEQPELYAKILLQFLQDVGYATDN; encoded by the coding sequence ATGCGTTATGCGGATCTCACACATATAAAACTGCATTACCGCGAAGATGGTGATCCAAACGGGCCCGCTTTGGTCTTTTCAAATTCGCTGGGCACAGATTTGCGGCTTTGGGATCCTATTCTGCCTTATCTTCCGAAAGATTTTAGGATTATCCGATATGACAAGCGCGGCCACGGGCTGTCCGAATGCCCCTCTGGCCCCTATAGTATGGGCGCGTTGATCCGCGATGCAGAAGCTCTGTTAGACCATTTAAACGTTTCAAATTGCGTTTTTATAGGGCTGTCAATCGGCGGTATGATCGCACAGGGATTGGCCGCCAAGCGTTTGGATCTGGTGCATGCTTTGGTGTTATCGAATACGGGTGCGAAAATCGGAACATCGCAGCTGTGGCAGGGCCGTATAAAAGCGGTTGAGCAAGGCGGGATTGAAGCCCTTGAAAGCGCTATTATGGAGCGCTGGTTCAGCGCCGGTTTTCGCGCAACAGCGCAATTAGATTTATGGCGTAATATGCTGATCCGCCAGCCCCGTGAGGGCTATATAGGATGCAGTGCGGCGATTGCGGGCAGCGATTTTTTGGCCCCCACCTCTGGGTTGCGATTGCCCTGTCTTGGTATAGCGGGCAACGAAGATGGCTCTACGCCGCCTGATTTGGTGCGCGAAACGATTAATTTAATCCCCGGCGCGCAATTTCAGCTGATCAAAAAAGCAGGCCATCTTCCCTGCGTCGAGCAGCCTGAGCTTTATGCCAAAATTCTGCTCCAGTTTTTGCAAGATGTTGGCTATGCAACCGATAATTAA
- a CDS encoding pyridoxal-phosphate dependent enzyme has protein sequence MDLDLIKAAAGRLRGHARETPLLNSPFLDEIAGRPIWVKAECLQHTGSFKYRGAFAAISALNEAQRRKGVLAFSSGNHAQGVALAAKQHDTSALIIMPEDAPRIKINNTIALGAEVQLYDRHKESREAIGATLADQRGLTLIKPYDEPQVIAGQGTAGLEIADQCAALNIERADILVCCGGGGLTSGIAIALADAAPQMQVFPVEPEGFDDTARSLATGTHQHNAPQARGICDAIVTPTPGDLTFPILQRYCSQGLVVSEQQALEAMALAYARLKIVLEPGGAVALAAALFNAPERAQHPVIAVASGGNVDTEMFQNALRHAPSR, from the coding sequence ATGGACCTTGATCTTATCAAAGCTGCCGCGGGGCGCCTGCGCGGCCATGCGCGGGAAACGCCATTGCTCAACTCGCCCTTTTTAGATGAGATCGCAGGCCGCCCCATCTGGGTAAAAGCTGAATGTTTACAGCATACTGGCAGCTTCAAATATCGGGGCGCGTTTGCGGCCATTTCGGCTTTAAACGAAGCCCAGCGGCGCAAAGGCGTGTTGGCGTTTTCTTCGGGCAACCACGCGCAAGGCGTGGCCCTCGCCGCGAAACAGCACGATACTTCCGCCTTGATCATAATGCCCGAGGATGCGCCACGAATTAAAATCAACAATACCATAGCCTTAGGTGCTGAAGTGCAGCTTTACGATCGGCATAAGGAAAGCCGCGAAGCGATTGGCGCAACCTTGGCCGACCAACGTGGGTTGACCTTGATCAAACCTTATGATGAGCCGCAGGTCATCGCGGGCCAGGGCACGGCCGGGCTGGAAATTGCCGATCAATGCGCCGCTTTAAACATAGAGCGCGCCGATATTCTTGTGTGTTGTGGCGGTGGCGGGCTGACCAGCGGCATCGCGATTGCGCTGGCCGATGCCGCGCCGCAGATGCAGGTCTTTCCCGTAGAGCCCGAAGGTTTTGATGATACCGCACGCTCATTGGCAACTGGCACGCATCAGCATAATGCGCCGCAAGCACGCGGTATCTGTGATGCCATTGTAACCCCGACACCGGGCGATCTTACATTTCCAATTTTGCAGCGATATTGCAGCCAAGGGCTTGTTGTTTCTGAGCAACAGGCGCTGGAAGCGATGGCGTTGGCCTATGCGCGCTTGAAAATTGTTCTCGAGCCGGGCGGGGCAGTTGCCTTGGCAGCGGCATTATTCAACGCCCCTGAACGCGCGCAGCACCCCGTGATTGCCGTGGCCTCAGGGGGCAATGTCGATACGGAAATGTTCCAAAACGCCTTGCGCCACGCGCCCAGTCGCTAA
- a CDS encoding alpha/beta fold hydrolase, whose translation MPRFTSSDGLSLFYTDTGHGRPLLCLSGLTRNLDDFDFVSPHLSMFRLIKLDYRGRGRSDWAADYKTYMVPREAADALELLDHLNIEKTAILGTSRGGIIAMFLAHIAKNRLSAVALNDIGPELQSTGLDDIFAYLGRPPAAKTLEEAARMRAAHSPGFEHVPKERWRAEAANLYVETPLGLDLRYDAKLRNAVIEQQAALPNPDLWPLFKALDGLPLALIHGVNSDLLSAASVEKMQAYRPDMILAKVPHRGHIPFLDEPQALDALHKWSTLIENGP comes from the coding sequence ATGCCACGTTTCACCAGCTCAGATGGTCTGTCGCTTTTTTATACCGATACCGGCCATGGTCGGCCTTTACTTTGCCTGTCCGGCCTGACGCGCAATCTGGATGATTTTGATTTTGTCAGCCCGCATCTGTCGATGTTCCGGCTGATTAAGCTTGATTATCGAGGTCGAGGCCGTTCAGATTGGGCGGCAGATTACAAAACTTACATGGTGCCGCGCGAAGCTGCGGATGCGCTTGAACTTCTTGACCATTTGAATATTGAAAAAACCGCAATTCTGGGAACATCACGGGGTGGCATTATTGCGATGTTTCTTGCCCATATCGCCAAAAATCGCCTCAGCGCCGTGGCGCTCAACGATATTGGACCAGAATTGCAGTCAACTGGCTTGGACGATATTTTTGCCTATTTGGGTCGCCCTCCCGCCGCAAAAACGCTGGAAGAGGCAGCCCGGATGCGCGCAGCCCATAGCCCGGGATTTGAACATGTACCCAAAGAACGCTGGCGCGCCGAAGCGGCTAATCTCTACGTAGAAACCCCGCTTGGGTTAGACCTTCGCTATGATGCAAAACTGCGCAATGCAGTGATTGAGCAACAAGCCGCATTGCCCAATCCTGACCTTTGGCCTCTGTTTAAGGCTTTGGACGGTCTGCCTTTGGCCTTAATTCATGGTGTGAATTCAGACCTTCTAAGCGCCGCATCGGTAGAAAAAATGCAGGCATATCGGCCCGATATGATTTTGGCTAAAGTCCCGCACCGAGGGCATATTCCCTTTTTAGATGAACCCCAAGCGCTTGACGCGTTGCACAAATGGAGCACGTTAATAGAAAATGGACCTTGA
- a CDS encoding haloacid dehalogenase type II, with protein sequence MPITTCVFDAYGTLFDVAAAARLAAQEGNDAALENQWQKLAEIWRDKQLQYTWLRAITHEHCDFWQVTQDGLDFALEALSLDKNDARRERLLQLYWELQAYDEVPDMLRRLKKMGMKTAILSNGSPAMLDAAVASAGLGGYLDAILSVERVGVFKPNSRVYDLVGQHFNCGPQEVLFVSANGWDAAGATGYGFETAWVNRNNIPLDRLAHTPKHKLNTLHSLPKLAQS encoded by the coding sequence ATGCCCATCACAACCTGTGTTTTCGATGCCTATGGCACTTTATTTGACGTTGCTGCCGCCGCCCGGCTTGCAGCGCAAGAAGGCAATGACGCCGCCTTAGAAAATCAATGGCAAAAGCTTGCGGAAATCTGGCGCGACAAACAGCTGCAATACACTTGGCTAAGAGCAATCACTCACGAGCATTGTGATTTTTGGCAGGTCACGCAAGATGGGCTTGATTTTGCCCTCGAAGCGCTATCGCTTGATAAAAATGATGCGCGACGCGAACGGCTTTTGCAGCTTTACTGGGAATTACAAGCCTATGACGAAGTGCCCGATATGCTGCGCCGTCTGAAGAAAATGGGGATGAAAACGGCCATTTTATCAAATGGATCCCCCGCTATGCTTGACGCAGCCGTGGCTTCTGCAGGATTGGGCGGATATCTCGACGCTATTTTATCGGTTGAACGCGTTGGCGTTTTCAAACCAAACAGCCGCGTCTACGATCTTGTTGGGCAACATTTCAACTGCGGCCCACAAGAGGTTTTATTTGTCTCGGCAAATGGCTGGGATGCTGCGGGCGCCACCGGATACGGGTTTGAAACGGCCTGGGTCAATCGAAACAATATTCCGCTTGATCGGCTTGCACACACGCCAAAGCATAAGCTGAATACACTGCATTCTCTGCCAAAACTGGCGCAAAGCTGA